A single window of Cytobacillus dafuensis DNA harbors:
- a CDS encoding 3D domain-containing protein, which yields MLKKIISIVPVAVLSVTLSANVQAAMITVQEGDTLWDLSRANNTSVENIQTLNHLSTDLIHPGDVLTIAPQKQYTVKQGDTLWDIALDNQVTVSQIKEWNQLHTDLILPGLNLLIFDGLKTSNTDVTEKPILPAAQESKESAPEATAPSTSNTGSKESTPEATAPSTNNTTSMESTPEVTAPSTSNTASKEITVEASAYTASCEGCSGITSTGINLKANPNAKVISVDPTVIPLGSKVYVEGYGEAIAGDTGGAIKGNRIDVFIPSQQDAIDFGVKQLKVTILN from the coding sequence ATGCTTAAAAAAATTATATCAATTGTACCAGTTGCTGTACTCTCAGTAACTTTAAGTGCTAATGTACAAGCTGCAATGATTACCGTACAAGAAGGAGATACCCTTTGGGATCTATCACGTGCAAATAATACATCTGTAGAAAATATACAAACGTTGAATCATCTTTCTACCGACCTTATTCACCCCGGGGATGTCCTAACCATTGCACCGCAAAAACAATATACCGTTAAGCAAGGTGACACTTTATGGGACATAGCCCTAGATAATCAAGTAACAGTTTCGCAAATTAAAGAATGGAACCAATTACATACTGATCTCATTCTTCCTGGTTTAAATCTATTAATCTTTGATGGTTTGAAAACTAGTAATACGGATGTAACTGAAAAACCAATATTGCCTGCAGCTCAAGAATCAAAGGAAAGTGCACCTGAAGCAACCGCTCCATCAACAAGTAATACAGGTTCAAAGGAAAGTACACCTGAAGCAACCGCTCCATCAACAAATAATACAACTTCAATGGAAAGTACACCTGAAGTAACTGCTCCATCAACAAGTAATACAGCTTCAAAGGAAATTACAGTGGAAGCTTCAGCCTATACGGCTTCATGTGAGGGATGTTCCGGTATTACCTCTACTGGAATAAACCTGAAAGCAAACCCAAATGCAAAGGTCATCTCAGTTGATCCAACTGTTATTCCACTTGGCAGTAAAGTTTATGTAGAAGGCTATGGTGAAGCGATCGCAGGGGATACTGGCGGAGCCATTAAAGGAAATCGAATCGATGTCTTTATTCCTTCTCAACAGGATGCAATCGATTTTGGGGTAAAACAATTAAAGGTAACAATATTAAACTAA
- a CDS encoding TerD family protein, whose protein sequence is MNQFLQMGANTVLSSPKGNVTVSYEISNSIDISLTAFLLTDSDKVQGDSGIIFYNQPKSSSGVATLIPSEKLGNTKILKINFDMSKVPEGITKIAITLTEDNSTGFSNVKNLKAEICTDHTIIQLTPSSFTNENGIVVLELYLRNGQTKAKSIWRGFNSGLEGLCKNYGVEVESDEQNKPSEPKTIQKQTLKEPVKTLTVPENKNRQNMLSPISLEKVKGKISLEKGQKPVIIDKTPEITATVSWKTGTDYDIYALVYTKNGKQIDVAMFGAKGTPPLKSFGNGAVEHMGDVGRNNLSTKTEVIKLRLNNDILAVVPVVYSAQSNGTGSFYRYKVSMSIDNHSGTSVTISSKNANNNDRIYTCVPGILHNTQDGVIISPLELYSTPNSERRPKLRMGPSNMVEVLMDEGPKNDYK, encoded by the coding sequence ATGAATCAATTTCTTCAGATGGGAGCAAATACAGTTTTAAGTTCCCCAAAAGGTAATGTTACTGTAAGCTACGAAATTTCTAATTCGATAGATATTTCTTTAACAGCTTTCCTTTTAACTGATTCAGACAAGGTACAAGGAGATAGCGGGATTATTTTTTATAATCAACCAAAGAGCTCTTCTGGTGTAGCTACCCTAATACCTTCTGAGAAATTAGGTAATACAAAAATACTTAAAATTAATTTTGATATGAGTAAAGTCCCTGAAGGTATTACTAAAATAGCTATAACTCTTACAGAGGATAATAGCACGGGATTTTCAAATGTAAAGAATTTAAAGGCCGAGATATGTACCGATCATACTATTATCCAGTTAACCCCATCTAGTTTCACAAATGAGAATGGAATTGTAGTATTAGAATTATATCTAAGGAATGGTCAGACAAAGGCAAAATCAATCTGGCGTGGATTTAATTCTGGGCTTGAAGGGTTATGTAAAAATTACGGTGTTGAGGTTGAATCTGATGAGCAAAACAAGCCTTCTGAACCTAAAACTATTCAAAAACAAACCCTAAAAGAGCCTGTTAAGACTCTAACTGTTCCTGAAAATAAAAATAGACAAAACATGTTGTCACCGATAAGCCTTGAAAAGGTAAAGGGTAAGATAAGTCTTGAAAAAGGTCAAAAGCCAGTTATCATTGATAAAACACCAGAAATTACTGCTACGGTATCTTGGAAGACTGGGACAGATTATGATATATATGCTTTAGTCTATACAAAGAATGGAAAGCAGATAGATGTAGCTATGTTTGGGGCGAAAGGAACACCTCCCCTCAAGAGTTTTGGCAACGGAGCAGTGGAACATATGGGGGATGTTGGGAGAAATAATCTATCAACGAAGACAGAAGTCATTAAATTAAGGCTGAATAATGATATTCTCGCAGTTGTTCCTGTGGTTTATTCTGCTCAGTCAAATGGAACAGGATCGTTCTACCGATACAAAGTGTCCATGAGTATAGATAATCATAGCGGAACCTCCGTTACCATATCCTCCAAGAATGCAAATAATAATGATAGAATTTATACATGTGTGCCAGGAATACTTCATAATACGCAAGATGGAGTTATTATAAGTCCATTGGAGCTTTATAGTACACCGAACTCAGAGCGGAGACCTAAACTTAGGATGGGGCCTTCAAATATGGTAGAAGTTTTAATGGATGAAGGACCAAAAAATGATTACAAGTAG
- the rluF gene encoding 23S rRNA pseudouridine(2604) synthase RluF produces the protein MRLNKYISESGKASRRGADKLITDGRVTINGKRATIGSQVEPGDDVKVDGNPIRVARNNVYIALNKPVGITSTTEKGVKGNIVDLVNHPLRIFNIGRLDKDSEGLILLTNDGDIVNEILRSENKHEKEYIVSVDKPITPEFLKKMSEGVKILGTKTLPCKIVQLSKFDFQIILTQGLNRQIRRMCAEFGYDVYRLQRIRIMNIHLGNLPPGQWRDLSKKERTQLFRELNYEPKEW, from the coding sequence ATGCGTCTTAATAAATATATAAGTGAATCTGGAAAAGCATCTAGACGAGGTGCCGATAAATTAATTACCGATGGGAGAGTTACTATTAATGGTAAACGTGCAACTATAGGTAGCCAAGTTGAACCTGGGGATGACGTTAAAGTAGATGGAAATCCAATCCGAGTAGCAAGGAATAATGTCTATATTGCCTTAAATAAACCTGTAGGCATTACAAGTACAACAGAAAAAGGTGTAAAGGGTAATATTGTTGATTTGGTCAACCATCCATTAAGAATATTTAATATTGGGCGCCTGGATAAAGATTCAGAGGGCTTAATACTTCTTACGAACGATGGCGACATTGTTAACGAAATTCTGCGTTCTGAAAATAAGCATGAAAAGGAATATATCGTTTCAGTAGACAAGCCAATTACTCCTGAATTCTTGAAGAAGATGTCAGAGGGTGTCAAAATATTAGGTACAAAAACACTTCCTTGTAAAATAGTTCAATTATCAAAATTTGATTTTCAAATCATTTTAACACAGGGGCTAAATCGTCAAATTCGCCGCATGTGTGCTGAATTTGGATACGACGTTTACCGATTGCAAAGAATCCGAATCATGAATATTCATTTAGGCAATCTTCCCCCTGGACAATGGAGAGATTTATCCAAGAAAGAGCGAACTCAGTTATTTAGAGAATTAAACTATGAGCCAAAAGAATGGTAA
- a CDS encoding alkaline phosphatase PhoX produces MENQTSKNGLNRRDFLKAGGMSTLALTLGSTGVLALGSKVLADTTNNPTSGFGGYGPLVPDPNGIIDLPEGFHYKIISKEGGLMTDGRKIPGAFDGMAAFEGPNNTTILVRNHELGGGTAFGSNPYDVAAQGGTTAVVVGPNREVIEEYVTSSGTIRNCAGGATPWGTWLTCEETRSATHGYVFEVDPTQPENDMSRTPIKDMGRFSHEACAIDPATGYVYLTEDSSPSYLYRFIPNDLSQKPGALQKGGKLYAAAIEAVTDPSASTFKTGQKFQIVWKELDPHLCREDAAKHNCIKFSRLEGAFFQAGVFWFDDTSAGEKNLGRIYRYFPATNTLELFYEGTDAHDMEYPDNICMTPWGDLWYAEDGSGQDRLMGITPEGKVYPFAANRQSGSELAGPVFSADGNTLFVNIQTPGQTFAIWGPFQRRNSARAREMSYAVPSKHFAPQVSDKLAQVAESQGMSILEAAAFERHGVKMI; encoded by the coding sequence ATGGAAAATCAAACATCTAAAAATGGCTTGAACAGAAGAGATTTCTTAAAAGCGGGAGGAATGAGCACACTTGCTCTTACCCTAGGATCAACTGGAGTATTAGCACTTGGCTCCAAAGTATTGGCGGATACAACTAATAATCCAACCAGCGGCTTTGGCGGATATGGTCCATTAGTTCCGGATCCAAATGGCATTATTGATCTTCCAGAAGGCTTTCATTACAAAATTATTTCTAAAGAAGGCGGTCTAATGACTGATGGGCGAAAAATTCCTGGAGCCTTTGATGGAATGGCAGCTTTTGAAGGTCCTAACAATACGACCATCCTTGTTCGTAATCATGAATTGGGGGGAGGCACAGCATTTGGAAGCAATCCTTATGATGTTGCTGCTCAAGGTGGTACAACGGCTGTAGTTGTAGGTCCAAATCGCGAAGTTATCGAAGAATATGTCACCTCTTCAGGTACAATCCGAAATTGTGCTGGTGGAGCGACTCCTTGGGGCACTTGGCTGACTTGTGAAGAAACACGTTCTGCGACACATGGATATGTGTTTGAAGTGGATCCAACACAGCCAGAGAACGACATGTCTAGAACTCCAATCAAGGATATGGGGCGCTTCTCACACGAAGCCTGTGCAATTGACCCAGCGACAGGATATGTGTACTTAACAGAGGATTCAAGCCCAAGTTACCTTTACCGTTTTATCCCAAATGACTTAAGCCAAAAACCGGGCGCGTTACAAAAAGGCGGTAAGCTTTATGCGGCGGCGATTGAAGCAGTAACTGATCCATCAGCAAGCACATTTAAAACAGGACAAAAATTTCAGATTGTTTGGAAGGAACTAGATCCTCATCTCTGCCGTGAGGATGCCGCTAAACATAATTGCATTAAGTTCAGTAGACTAGAGGGAGCGTTCTTCCAGGCGGGTGTCTTCTGGTTCGATGATACCTCTGCCGGAGAAAAAAATCTTGGGCGTATTTACCGCTATTTCCCAGCAACCAATACCTTGGAGCTTTTCTATGAGGGAACGGATGCACATGACATGGAATATCCAGATAATATCTGCATGACTCCTTGGGGCGACCTTTGGTATGCAGAAGATGGTTCAGGACAAGATCGACTTATGGGAATTACTCCAGAAGGAAAAGTCTATCCTTTTGCCGCCAATCGTCAAAGTGGATCTGAATTGGCAGGACCTGTCTTCTCGGCTGATGGAAACACGCTTTTTGTCAATATTCAAACCCCAGGTCAAACCTTTGCCATTTGGGGACCGTTCCAACGCAGAAACTCTGCACGCGCAAGGGAAATGTCCTATGCTGTTCCTTCGAAGCATTTTGCACCGCAAGTTTCGGACAAACTGGCTCAAGTTGCCGAGAGTCAAGGGATGTCCATTCTAGAAGCTGCAGCATTTGAGCGCCACGGAGTAAAGATGATTTAA
- a CDS encoding GNAT family N-acetyltransferase, with protein sequence MNLISFEEITEKTLYIAFEIVNSNQAYNQLEHGKERRTLEDVKEEFINDKTKSQFIKLDDTYIGIMDYLLMNETDQCPWLGLMMIHGDYQGFGFGTQAYLRFEKEMLEKGLSVIRIGVLKENYNARRFWELIGFEYFKTALSKNSIEVDCFEKKLMK encoded by the coding sequence GTGAATTTAATTAGTTTTGAAGAAATAACAGAAAAAACATTATATATAGCCTTTGAAATCGTCAATTCTAATCAAGCATATAATCAGCTTGAACATGGTAAGGAAAGAAGAACACTCGAGGATGTAAAAGAAGAGTTCATAAATGATAAAACAAAGAGCCAATTTATAAAACTTGATGATACTTATATTGGCATAATGGATTACTTACTAATGAATGAGACAGATCAATGCCCATGGCTGGGATTAATGATGATTCACGGTGATTATCAGGGGTTCGGCTTCGGAACACAGGCATATTTACGATTTGAAAAAGAAATGCTTGAAAAAGGATTGAGCGTTATCCGTATTGGCGTTTTAAAAGAAAACTATAATGCCCGAAGATTTTGGGAATTAATTGGTTTTGAATACTTTAAAACAGCACTATCAAAAAACTCAATTGAAGTAGACTGTTTTGAAAAAAAGTTAATGAAATAA
- a CDS encoding GH92 family glycosyl hydrolase, which produces MGKKLLSMFMIVLILLTMMEPLSSDSVMAVSESHPQESKTTNVALNAKATASGQCNEYENPSFAVDGRTDTKWCDNSGTAQKWLELDLGKEYNINQWVVQNACIGESKNCPYWNTNSFRLQMSEDGKTWEDIDVVKDNYQTIVDRYVPTFKARYIRLYIDKPSTQDSNARIYELELYGTDVEQTPAYPEINKEPVDYVDPFINTLGDNGQTNPGPTTPFGLVSLGPDSDGGAFSGYYYQDKYLKGFSHLRFSGVGCSGAGGNILMKPGIGSFTNDSKKYKEKYDKNSEEASPGYYKVKLESDIEVELTSSKRVGFHKYMFPKSQDGYVLIDLANSYAGMLDASLKVENNNEISGYIKGQNVCGHGYYKMYYSIQFDQDFDSYQSWSGDAVGDDESRSGTKIGVFAKFDTNKNQEIKAKVGLSPISVEEAKYERDHDIPNWNFDQQRKKTRKIWSNLLNKVEITDNDEENKTIFYTQLYHSFLHPNNVTSSKGEFRAARDENTIRKTSEFGKDFEYYSGWTTWDDFRKYSLYSILAPQEFDNIVKSMVDVYKTRGSYVQWGEGYWPSPTVRNEFNGAVILDAYTKGFDDFDAYTALQGMAVDTDHYAPNKVSGALEKAYSAYYPMKLASLLGDKLTYVKYREIALSYQDLWNPTQKDDQQNVRGFFTPNAETVASVSKINEFAYQGNLWHYRWFVPHDVQGLAKLRGSSGKLADDLEYFFEIDEYMAINEPDIQAPYMFNYLGKPYLTQKYVREYTTEVVTQKYHNHGLYALPIKSRVYRADPEGYLPSMDDDAGAMSSWFVYSAMGLFPGNPGDPYYMIGSPIFSEMTLHLEKGKSFTIKANDVSSKNRYIQEAKLNGKSFDQAWISYEDIMKGGKLEFQMGSTPNKEWGADPSKTPPATDFTKEVVVKLNSITAPADKTGGAIGTAKTADALGLPTTVDLVTDSGSLNGVAKVTWNVDASDYDPTVKTVQTFTVNGSVTLPNGVENPNNVPLTTSIRVTVNKIPQSQMTATATSQETIGGNNSASMAIDGNSQTIWHTKWDKSDVLPQSITLNLGGTYPIDKVAYLPRPSGSNGIITGYNVYVSTDGVTFTKVASGTWANDNAEKVATFDPTDASYVKLEATVGVNGWASAAEISVLETVNVKN; this is translated from the coding sequence ATGGGAAAAAAGCTTTTATCCATGTTTATGATCGTATTGATTCTATTGACTATGATGGAACCATTATCGTCGGACTCCGTTATGGCGGTATCCGAATCCCATCCGCAGGAATCAAAGACCACGAATGTGGCTTTGAATGCGAAGGCGACAGCCAGCGGTCAATGTAATGAATATGAAAACCCTAGTTTTGCCGTGGATGGCAGAACCGATACGAAGTGGTGTGACAATTCCGGTACTGCTCAGAAATGGCTAGAGTTGGATTTGGGCAAAGAATACAACATTAACCAATGGGTTGTACAAAATGCTTGTATTGGTGAATCAAAAAATTGTCCTTACTGGAATACCAATTCATTTCGTTTGCAGATGAGTGAAGACGGAAAGACATGGGAAGATATCGATGTTGTAAAGGATAACTATCAGACAATCGTTGACAGATATGTCCCTACGTTTAAAGCTCGTTATATTAGGCTCTATATAGATAAACCTTCCACTCAAGACTCAAACGCTAGGATTTACGAGTTAGAATTGTATGGCACAGATGTAGAACAAACGCCTGCTTATCCGGAGATTAACAAAGAACCTGTAGATTATGTCGATCCATTTATCAACACATTGGGCGATAATGGTCAGACGAATCCTGGTCCAACAACGCCTTTCGGTCTAGTGTCATTGGGACCGGATTCCGATGGTGGGGCATTTAGTGGATATTATTATCAAGATAAATATTTGAAAGGGTTTTCACACCTTCGATTCAGCGGTGTCGGCTGCAGCGGTGCAGGTGGAAATATCTTGATGAAGCCTGGGATCGGTTCGTTTACGAATGACAGCAAAAAGTATAAAGAGAAGTACGACAAAAACAGTGAGGAAGCATCACCTGGCTATTATAAAGTGAAACTTGAATCCGACATTGAAGTGGAACTGACTTCTTCGAAGCGTGTAGGATTCCATAAATATATGTTTCCTAAATCACAAGATGGGTATGTGCTAATTGATCTAGCAAACTCATATGCAGGGATGCTAGATGCTAGTCTTAAGGTTGAAAATAACAATGAAATATCAGGCTATATTAAGGGGCAAAATGTATGTGGTCATGGCTACTATAAAATGTATTATTCTATTCAATTTGATCAAGATTTCGACTCCTATCAGTCTTGGTCTGGCGATGCTGTCGGAGACGATGAGAGTCGCAGCGGCACAAAAATTGGGGTATTTGCAAAATTTGACACAAACAAAAATCAGGAGATAAAAGCAAAAGTTGGTCTTTCTCCAATTAGTGTAGAAGAGGCAAAATATGAAAGAGATCATGATATTCCGAATTGGAATTTTGACCAGCAACGAAAAAAGACGAGAAAAATTTGGAGTAATCTTCTAAACAAGGTAGAAATAACCGACAACGATGAGGAAAACAAGACGATTTTCTATACGCAGCTGTATCACTCCTTCCTTCATCCAAATAATGTAACAAGCTCAAAAGGCGAGTTCCGAGCGGCAAGGGATGAGAATACGATTCGTAAGACCTCAGAGTTTGGCAAGGACTTTGAATATTACTCAGGCTGGACGACATGGGATGATTTTAGGAAATACTCCTTGTATTCAATACTTGCTCCTCAGGAGTTTGATAATATTGTAAAATCTATGGTGGATGTATATAAGACTAGAGGCTCCTATGTCCAGTGGGGGGAAGGGTACTGGCCAAGTCCGACTGTACGGAATGAATTTAACGGTGCGGTAATCCTTGATGCTTATACAAAAGGATTTGATGATTTCGACGCGTATACGGCGCTTCAAGGGATGGCTGTCGATACAGATCATTATGCTCCTAATAAAGTATCCGGAGCACTAGAGAAAGCATACAGTGCTTATTACCCGATGAAGCTAGCTTCTCTTCTTGGAGACAAGCTAACCTATGTGAAATACCGGGAAATTGCGTTGTCTTATCAGGATCTCTGGAACCCAACACAGAAGGATGACCAACAAAATGTACGAGGATTTTTTACGCCGAATGCAGAAACAGTTGCAAGCGTTTCAAAGATCAATGAATTTGCTTATCAAGGAAATCTGTGGCATTACCGATGGTTCGTTCCGCATGATGTCCAAGGTCTGGCTAAACTAAGGGGGAGCTCTGGAAAATTAGCTGATGACCTAGAGTATTTCTTTGAAATTGATGAATATATGGCAATCAACGAACCGGATATTCAAGCGCCGTATATGTTTAATTATTTGGGCAAGCCTTATTTAACCCAGAAATATGTGAGAGAATACACGACAGAAGTAGTTACACAAAAGTACCATAACCATGGATTGTATGCTTTGCCGATCAAATCACGTGTATACCGTGCTGATCCAGAGGGGTATTTGCCTTCGATGGATGATGATGCCGGGGCAATGTCTTCCTGGTTCGTGTATAGCGCAATGGGGTTATTCCCTGGAAATCCCGGAGACCCTTACTATATGATCGGTTCGCCTATCTTCTCTGAAATGACATTGCATCTTGAGAAAGGGAAGTCATTTACGATTAAGGCAAACGATGTATCTAGTAAAAATCGCTATATTCAAGAGGCGAAGCTGAACGGGAAAAGCTTTGATCAGGCATGGATCAGCTACGAGGATATTATGAAAGGCGGAAAACTAGAATTCCAAATGGGCTCAACCCCGAACAAAGAATGGGGAGCTGACCCAAGTAAAACTCCTCCTGCTACGGATTTCACAAAAGAGGTCGTTGTAAAATTAAACAGCATCACTGCACCTGCTGACAAAACAGGGGGGGCAATCGGAACGGCGAAGACAGCGGACGCCCTAGGATTGCCAACGACAGTAGACTTGGTTACCGATTCAGGCAGCTTGAATGGGGTGGCCAAGGTGACATGGAATGTAGATGCTTCAGATTATGATCCTACGGTAAAGACTGTACAGACCTTTACTGTAAATGGATCTGTAACTTTGCCAAATGGGGTGGAAAATCCCAATAACGTGCCTTTGACAACAAGCATTAGAGTAACGGTTAATAAGATCCCTCAGTCTCAAATGACGGCAACGGCGACAAGTCAGGAAACGATTGGTGGAAATAATTCAGCATCCATGGCGATTGACGGAAATTCACAAACGATTTGGCATACAAAATGGGATAAATCTGATGTTCTCCCTCAATCGATCACCTTAAATCTTGGAGGAACTTACCCAATCGATAAGGTCGCGTATTTACCAAGGCCATCAGGCAGCAACGGAATTATTACAGGATATAACGTTTATGTAAGTACAGATGGAGTGACCTTTACTAAAGTTGCAAGCGGAACTTGGGCAAACGACAATGCGGAGAAAGTAGCAACTTTTGATCCGACAGATGCATCATATGTTAAGCTCGAAGCAACGGTAGGTGTAAACGGCTGGGCATCGGCCGCGGAGATTAGCGTCCTTGAAACAGTAAATGTAAAGAATTAG
- a CDS encoding serine hydrolase domain-containing protein, with product MKRNTFMITAVCTMLLGTSTVFANNDHPNDPTIEKEEKLTFPSKKPHPVFTWNSTVIPVSSVLHPSSARGAGMVEAPLQQIDQIMNQAISQKLMPGAVTFVARAGKIVKHDAYGYSAQYTDDKFIEMENPIPMENDTIFDLASISKIFTATAVMVLFEKGLFNLDDPVAKHIPEFATNGKNNVTIRQLLTHTSGFTAWIPLYSKGNSREDRLKLVLNQPLKNAPGTTYEYSDLNMITLGMLIEHLSGQRQDEFVREHITEPLGMMDTMYNPPASLKHRIAATEYQATPNRGLVWGEVHDENAWSLDGVAGHAGVFSTANDLAKLAHIFINEGKYGGKRILKPETVQLLLQNQNTAFPGNDHGLGWELGQGWYMDALSEGTFSFGHTGYTGTSIVVSPNNKTVAILLTNRVHPSRNMGSMNQTRRLFARNVADSIPVSIPGKSDAWFAGYGDKLNRVMETDLQLSKDAKLTFSTWHMIENVWDSGTVEIFRDGSWHQLALFTGTSNGWEKKELAIPSDATKLRFVYGTDSSTNSRGWYIQNPKLDSGDDLSFSKNEWVLRDY from the coding sequence ATGAAAAGAAATACATTTATGATTACTGCAGTTTGCACTATGCTACTAGGCACATCAACAGTATTTGCCAACAATGACCACCCTAATGATCCAACGATTGAAAAGGAAGAAAAACTCACATTCCCCTCTAAGAAACCACACCCTGTCTTTACATGGAATTCGACTGTCATCCCTGTTTCGAGCGTTCTTCACCCAAGCTCTGCACGAGGAGCCGGGATGGTGGAAGCTCCACTCCAGCAAATCGATCAAATTATGAACCAAGCAATTTCACAAAAATTAATGCCAGGCGCTGTCACATTTGTAGCAAGAGCTGGGAAAATTGTAAAACATGACGCTTATGGCTATTCAGCTCAATACACCGATGATAAGTTTATCGAAATGGAAAATCCAATTCCTATGGAAAACGACACGATTTTTGACTTAGCATCTATCAGTAAGATATTCACTGCTACGGCCGTGATGGTACTTTTTGAAAAAGGATTATTCAATCTCGATGATCCGGTGGCAAAACATATTCCAGAATTCGCTACCAATGGTAAGAATAACGTGACCATTCGCCAGTTGTTAACCCACACTTCTGGGTTCACTGCTTGGATTCCTTTATATTCAAAAGGTAATTCAAGAGAAGATCGGCTGAAGTTGGTATTAAACCAACCGTTGAAAAATGCACCCGGTACGACTTACGAATACAGTGATTTAAATATGATTACATTAGGAATGTTAATTGAGCACCTGTCCGGACAGCGCCAGGATGAATTCGTTCGGGAGCATATCACAGAACCTTTAGGGATGATGGATACAATGTACAATCCACCAGCTTCTTTGAAACACCGCATTGCGGCAACTGAATACCAGGCCACACCAAATCGTGGTCTCGTGTGGGGAGAAGTTCATGATGAGAACGCATGGTCATTGGATGGGGTTGCTGGACATGCCGGTGTGTTCTCGACCGCAAATGACCTGGCTAAGCTTGCACATATTTTTATTAATGAAGGCAAGTATGGCGGTAAAAGAATCCTGAAGCCGGAAACAGTACAATTGCTGCTACAAAACCAGAATACTGCATTCCCTGGGAATGACCATGGACTTGGCTGGGAGCTAGGGCAGGGCTGGTATATGGATGCTTTATCAGAAGGTACATTCTCTTTTGGCCATACAGGGTATACTGGAACTTCAATTGTAGTAAGCCCAAACAATAAAACAGTAGCGATTTTACTGACCAACCGTGTCCATCCGTCTAGAAATATGGGGTCCATGAATCAAACCCGTCGCTTATTTGCTAGAAATGTAGCTGATTCGATTCCTGTCTCGATTCCTGGTAAGAGTGATGCTTGGTTTGCAGGGTATGGCGACAAGCTAAATCGAGTAATGGAAACTGACCTTCAATTATCTAAGGATGCCAAACTTACATTCTCAACATGGCATATGATTGAGAATGTATGGGATTCCGGAACCGTAGAGATTTTTAGAGATGGCAGTTGGCACCAGCTTGCACTATTTACAGGCACAAGCAATGGCTGGGAAAAGAAAGAATTGGCTATACCTAGTGATGCGACGAAATTACGGTTTGTCTATGGAACCGATAGTTCAACAAATTCCCGCGGCTGGTATATCCAGAATCCAAAACTGGATTCTGGAGATGATCTTTCTTTTTCAAAAAATGAATGGGTATTAAGAGACTATTAA